Proteins co-encoded in one Dyella humicola genomic window:
- a CDS encoding class I SAM-dependent methyltransferase, whose product MNDSSKPEFDQYANSYTQLHAANIKASGEEPPYFAAYKAKFMAGKSPTRADAVPLEILDFGCGVGNSIPHLQQAFPKANLNGADLSGESVAVASASHGAIASFKVIDSNNLPYEDASFDLILVACVFHHIPPEQRRHWMAELRRVLKPTGQLFVFEHNILNPLTVKAVNDCPFDEDAILLPRKELLGLAKGASFTRVNAQYVVFFPRPLSALRQLEPLMGWIPFGAQYVVYATP is encoded by the coding sequence ATGAATGACTCCAGCAAGCCCGAATTCGACCAATACGCCAACAGCTACACCCAGCTTCATGCCGCCAATATCAAGGCGAGCGGCGAGGAGCCCCCCTACTTTGCCGCCTACAAGGCGAAATTCATGGCGGGCAAATCTCCAACGCGTGCCGACGCTGTGCCACTGGAAATCCTTGATTTCGGCTGCGGTGTCGGCAACTCGATTCCTCACCTGCAGCAGGCCTTTCCCAAGGCGAACCTGAATGGCGCGGATCTCTCTGGCGAAAGTGTTGCCGTGGCCAGTGCCTCCCACGGAGCGATCGCGTCGTTCAAAGTCATCGACTCGAACAACCTACCGTATGAGGACGCATCGTTCGACCTCATTCTGGTGGCCTGCGTGTTCCACCATATTCCGCCCGAACAGCGTCGCCACTGGATGGCTGAATTGCGGCGGGTCCTTAAGCCCACCGGCCAGCTGTTCGTATTCGAGCACAACATCCTCAACCCGCTTACGGTCAAGGCGGTTAATGACTGCCCCTTCGACGAAGACGCCATCCTGCTGCCTCGCAAGGAGCTTCTCGGGCTAGCGAAGGGTGCCAGCTTTACCCGCGTGAACGCGCAGTACGTGGTGTTCTTCCCACGCCCTCTTTCGGCACTGCGTCAGCTGGAGCCTCTCATGGGATGGATTCCGTTCGGTGCACAGTATGTTGTCTATGCCACTCCGTGA
- a CDS encoding GtrA family protein, whose amino-acid sequence MLSMPLRDRLAGRLAAFSLAGVANTLIGISAIVLCGMLGVGAMASNVVGYAIGLVVSFTLNSRVTFHDRPRDRHTVSRFLAAFGIAFAANLGVVSLAMHHLALDHRITSLAGTPAYMVVFFVLCEIWVFKVSPEVPS is encoded by the coding sequence ATGTTGTCTATGCCACTCCGTGACCGACTGGCCGGCCGTCTGGCCGCGTTTTCTTTGGCCGGCGTTGCCAACACGCTGATTGGCATCTCGGCAATCGTGCTCTGCGGGATGTTGGGCGTAGGTGCCATGGCATCCAACGTGGTCGGATATGCCATCGGACTCGTTGTCAGTTTTACATTGAACTCGCGGGTAACGTTTCACGACCGTCCGCGTGATCGGCATACGGTCAGTCGTTTTCTCGCGGCTTTCGGCATCGCATTCGCCGCAAATTTGGGCGTCGTGTCGTTGGCCATGCACCATCTCGCGCTTGACCATCGAATCACCAGCCTTGCAGGCACGCCGGCTTATATGGTCGTGTTTTTTGTGCTATGTGAGATTTGGGTGTTCAAGGTAAGTCCCGAGGTGCCGAGCTAG
- the wecB gene encoding non-hydrolyzing UDP-N-acetylglucosamine 2-epimerase: protein MEKKHIVCIVGTRPEGIKMAPLIQALKREPWARVTVLATAQHRELLDQVLELFGIRPDIDLDIMRANQTLPELTARLITTLDVKFTELRPDVVLAQGDTTTVMTAALVAFYLRIPFGHVEAGLRTHDMDNPFPEEMNRLVAGHLARWHFVPTQRSRQNLLREGIDEQAIHVTGNTVIDALLDVAATDRPLDIPLDPTRRLILVTAHRRENFGEPFRAVCRAIRVLVDRHADIEVLYPVHPNPNVSNVAHELLGDHPRIRLCSPLDYAPFVEAQKRAYLILTDSGGVQEEAPALGKPVLVMRSETERPEAVDEGVVSLVGTDEFRIVEEASRLLNDAAAYGNMARGVSPYGDGHASRRIVAILRDALGTGAAAK, encoded by the coding sequence GTGGAAAAAAAACACATCGTTTGCATTGTCGGGACCCGACCCGAGGGCATTAAGATGGCGCCGCTTATCCAGGCGTTGAAGCGTGAGCCTTGGGCTCGCGTAACCGTGCTTGCGACCGCTCAACATCGCGAGCTGCTGGATCAGGTGTTGGAGCTCTTCGGTATTCGCCCTGACATTGATTTGGATATCATGCGCGCGAATCAGACCCTGCCGGAGCTCACTGCGCGGCTGATTACGACGTTGGATGTCAAGTTCACGGAGTTACGCCCCGACGTCGTGCTCGCCCAGGGTGACACGACGACGGTGATGACGGCTGCGCTCGTGGCGTTCTATCTTCGTATACCGTTTGGTCATGTCGAGGCTGGACTTCGAACCCATGACATGGACAACCCATTTCCAGAGGAGATGAATCGCCTGGTCGCGGGCCACCTGGCGCGCTGGCACTTCGTGCCAACGCAGCGGTCACGCCAGAATCTTCTGCGCGAAGGGATTGATGAGCAGGCCATTCACGTTACGGGCAATACGGTCATTGACGCCCTGCTTGACGTGGCAGCCACTGACAGGCCTCTCGATATTCCCCTCGATCCGACTCGGCGCCTCATCCTGGTGACAGCGCATCGCCGTGAGAACTTCGGCGAACCCTTCAGGGCAGTGTGCCGCGCTATCCGAGTGCTCGTCGATCGGCATGCCGATATCGAGGTGCTCTATCCAGTTCACCCGAATCCGAATGTGAGTAACGTCGCACATGAATTGCTTGGGGACCACCCGAGGATCCGTCTCTGCAGCCCACTCGACTATGCTCCGTTTGTGGAGGCCCAGAAGCGCGCGTACCTGATCCTCACCGATTCCGGTGGCGTACAAGAGGAGGCGCCTGCACTGGGTAAGCCGGTGCTTGTCATGCGCTCCGAGACGGAACGCCCCGAAGCGGTTGACGAGGGCGTTGTCAGTCTTGTGGGTACCGACGAGTTTCGCATTGTCGAGGAGGCCTCGCGCTTGCTCAACGACGCCGCGGCCTATGGAAACATGGCGCGAGGGGTTTCACCGTACGGGGATGGCCATGCATCCCGGCGCATTGTTGCGATACTGCGTGACGCCTTGGGCACGGGTGCGGCCGCCAAGTAA
- a CDS encoding NAD-dependent epimerase/dehydratase family protein, whose protein sequence is MIVGRGLLASAFAPAFEGSSDWVIFASGVSNSGGNDPGEFLREESLLESWLKKAQAPLVYFSSCGLVNGDTVDTPYMCHKRRMESLVMTMEGTVILRLPQVVGATDNPHTLMNYLRNKIVSGEHFDVWQFAERNIIDVDDVAAIAEELLRAPAAVERVINIAAEKSSPMTNIVHALEDVLGKQGNYSLVPRGKAMPLDSRGASAAARRLGIDLGDGYLKRTIAKYYVPSTVVENMRYVR, encoded by the coding sequence GTGATTGTTGGTCGCGGCCTATTGGCTAGCGCTTTTGCGCCGGCCTTCGAGGGTAGTTCGGACTGGGTAATATTTGCTTCGGGTGTTTCCAATTCCGGAGGAAATGATCCAGGTGAGTTCCTGCGGGAAGAGTCGTTGCTTGAATCCTGGCTGAAAAAGGCGCAGGCGCCGTTGGTCTATTTCAGCAGCTGCGGCCTCGTGAATGGTGACACGGTCGACACGCCATATATGTGCCACAAGCGGCGCATGGAGTCGCTAGTGATGACGATGGAAGGCACCGTCATACTGCGGCTGCCGCAGGTGGTCGGGGCGACCGACAATCCCCATACATTGATGAACTATCTGCGCAACAAGATAGTGTCCGGTGAGCATTTTGATGTATGGCAGTTTGCCGAGCGCAATATCATTGATGTGGACGATGTTGCGGCCATCGCCGAAGAGCTTCTGCGCGCGCCAGCGGCAGTTGAAAGGGTCATCAATATAGCGGCCGAAAAGTCGTCCCCCATGACGAATATTGTCCATGCACTGGAAGACGTTCTAGGGAAGCAAGGGAATTATTCCCTGGTCCCCAGGGGCAAGGCCATGCCGTTGGATAGCCGGGGGGCGTCAGCCGCGGCACGCCGACTTGGCATCGACCTCGGTGACGGTTATCTGAAGCGAACGATTGCCAAGTACTATGTGCCGAGCACTGTTGTCGAAAACATGAGGTATGTCCGCTAA
- a CDS encoding glycosyltransferase: MQDWQTCLGRIESELDIHWPLSSQQVANEVNEYLRHDLRHQHLAASKDVLPGGWHDYLDGLYRRVVAIDRAGKWPEVDGELAAITARLAIVEPAIADLVPLSILDKMSSDLHQVEKERDAYKAEAQRIFDEKSGVMDLHLQDIEVYKAEAQRIFDEKRAVMELHLQDIEEAKAVRAAHEAELAHAKAERQRLLEELSELSEEVQSLRGDLVITKGESAKAFARQCSLDVVRAELEQIKASRSWRLTRPLRFLMRTVRHGGLASADQQRIIDLVRRSADATQAAISPGASADTLPAKAVSLAPAMAGKRDYFIWAVIDWHFRTQRPQHLARELSAAGHRVFYISNNFVNHPLPGFAVEPLDQQGRLFQVQLRLQGSPAIYDGIPTPDAREQLRAGLGILLNWTRSTACVSLVQHPYWLETARILPNSSLAYDCMDHHGGFADNSPEVLARERELMGTSDLLVVTSDWLYDEAGKHNPRRLMVRNACQYEHFARHSDRPFRDPKGRKVIGYYGAIAEWFDLDLVEKVARRFSDCLVLLVGADTVGAKQRLKHLANVEFTGEVPYAALPAYLDGIDVCLLPFQVIPLTLATNPVKVYEYLSAGKEVVSIDLPEIRQFGDLVRTGTDHASFIRALESALATPPGAELVERRRQFAASQTWAHRATDLTKGVAALEQPRVSVIVVTYNNLDLTKICLRSLEQLSDYSNLDVIVVDNASSDETPVYLQEWVSAGPGRRIILNDDNRGFAAANNQGLEVADGEYLVLLNNDTHVTPGWISTLVAHLRRNTRLGMIGPVTNNIGNEARIDILYDDMATMLKVSAAYTSRHVGVLTSLRTAAFFCVMMRRDVYEKVGPLDEAFGIGFFEDDDYCRRVEQAGWSIACADDVFVHHNLSASFNKLKQEKRKALFEANRAIYEAKWGEWVPHSYRSTT; this comes from the coding sequence TTGCAGGACTGGCAGACCTGCCTGGGGCGTATCGAGTCCGAACTCGACATCCATTGGCCGTTGTCTTCGCAGCAAGTGGCCAATGAGGTCAATGAATATCTGCGGCACGATCTTCGGCATCAGCATCTCGCCGCGAGCAAAGATGTACTGCCTGGCGGCTGGCATGATTACCTTGACGGCCTGTACAGGCGCGTCGTGGCGATCGATCGTGCCGGCAAATGGCCAGAGGTTGACGGCGAACTGGCCGCCATAACGGCGCGACTGGCCATTGTTGAGCCTGCCATCGCTGATCTTGTTCCGCTATCGATCCTCGACAAGATGTCGTCAGACCTGCACCAGGTGGAGAAAGAGCGCGACGCCTACAAGGCAGAAGCCCAGCGAATCTTCGACGAAAAGAGCGGAGTGATGGACCTCCATCTCCAGGACATCGAGGTTTACAAGGCCGAGGCCCAGCGCATCTTTGACGAAAAGAGGGCCGTGATGGAGCTTCACCTCCAAGACATCGAGGAGGCGAAAGCGGTGCGTGCTGCACACGAGGCGGAACTGGCCCATGCAAAGGCGGAACGGCAGCGCCTCCTGGAGGAGCTGAGCGAGCTAAGCGAGGAAGTACAGTCGCTGCGTGGGGACCTGGTGATCACCAAGGGAGAGAGCGCCAAGGCGTTTGCGCGACAGTGTTCCTTGGATGTGGTTCGTGCGGAGCTGGAACAAATCAAGGCGAGTCGATCCTGGCGGTTGACGCGCCCGCTGCGCTTTCTGATGCGTACCGTTCGCCACGGCGGCCTGGCAAGCGCAGACCAGCAACGCATCATCGACCTCGTCAGGCGCAGCGCGGACGCCACGCAGGCGGCAATTTCGCCGGGGGCTAGTGCGGACACCTTGCCGGCGAAGGCAGTGAGCCTGGCTCCCGCGATGGCGGGGAAGCGGGACTATTTCATCTGGGCCGTCATCGACTGGCATTTTCGCACGCAGCGCCCCCAGCACTTGGCGCGCGAGTTGTCTGCGGCCGGGCATCGCGTGTTCTATATCTCGAACAATTTCGTCAACCACCCCTTGCCGGGATTCGCGGTCGAGCCGCTCGACCAGCAGGGGCGGCTTTTCCAGGTACAACTGCGCTTGCAGGGTAGCCCGGCGATCTACGATGGCATCCCCACGCCCGATGCGCGCGAACAATTACGCGCAGGACTTGGCATATTGCTGAATTGGACCAGGAGCACGGCATGCGTTTCGCTGGTTCAACATCCGTATTGGCTGGAAACGGCGAGGATCTTGCCGAACAGCTCGCTGGCTTACGATTGCATGGACCATCATGGCGGCTTTGCGGACAACAGTCCTGAAGTGCTGGCGCGTGAACGGGAATTGATGGGTACGTCCGACCTGTTAGTGGTCACCTCGGACTGGCTGTATGACGAGGCCGGCAAGCATAATCCGCGGCGCCTGATGGTGCGCAATGCATGCCAGTATGAGCATTTCGCCCGGCATTCGGACCGGCCATTCCGGGATCCGAAAGGACGCAAGGTCATCGGCTATTACGGTGCCATTGCAGAGTGGTTCGATCTCGATCTTGTCGAAAAAGTGGCACGACGCTTTTCAGACTGCCTCGTCCTGCTGGTTGGTGCGGACACGGTGGGCGCAAAACAACGCCTGAAGCATCTGGCCAACGTCGAGTTTACCGGCGAAGTGCCGTATGCGGCGCTGCCCGCCTATCTCGATGGCATTGACGTGTGTCTGCTTCCGTTCCAGGTCATCCCGCTCACCCTGGCGACCAATCCGGTCAAGGTTTACGAGTACCTCAGCGCCGGCAAGGAAGTGGTCTCGATTGATTTGCCGGAAATCCGGCAGTTTGGCGATCTCGTGCGCACCGGTACTGACCATGCATCGTTCATTCGGGCACTCGAGAGCGCACTGGCGACCCCGCCTGGCGCGGAACTCGTGGAGCGGCGCAGGCAATTCGCAGCGAGCCAGACGTGGGCGCATCGCGCCACGGATCTGACCAAAGGCGTGGCGGCGCTGGAACAGCCGAGGGTCAGCGTCATTGTCGTCACGTATAACAATCTCGACTTGACGAAGATCTGCTTGCGCAGTCTCGAGCAGCTCTCCGATTATTCGAATCTCGACGTCATCGTGGTCGACAACGCGTCGAGCGACGAGACGCCGGTGTACCTGCAGGAATGGGTATCCGCCGGTCCGGGACGACGCATCATCCTCAATGACGACAATCGCGGGTTCGCAGCCGCCAACAACCAGGGCCTGGAAGTCGCCGACGGCGAATACCTGGTGCTGCTTAACAACGACACGCACGTCACGCCAGGCTGGATCTCCACGCTTGTTGCGCATCTGCGGCGCAATACGCGGTTGGGGATGATTGGCCCGGTCACCAACAATATCGGCAATGAGGCGCGCATCGACATTCTTTACGATGACATGGCGACCATGCTCAAGGTGTCGGCGGCCTATACATCACGTCACGTGGGCGTGCTGACCAGCCTGCGCACTGCTGCATTCTTCTGCGTGATGATGCGCCGCGACGTCTACGAAAAAGTGGGGCCTCTTGACGAGGCCTTCGGCATAGGATTTTTCGAGGACGACGATTACTGCCGTCGTGTGGAGCAGGCGGGCTGGAGTATTGCGTGTGCGGACGACGTCTTCGTGCACCACAACCTGTCCGCATCCTTCAACAAGCTAAAGCAGGAAAAGAGGAAGGCGCTGTTCGAGGCGAACAGGGCGATTTACGAGGCGAAGTGGGGTGAGTGGGTGCCGCATTCATACCGATCGACCACGTGA
- a CDS encoding UDP-N-acetylglucosamine 2-epimerase, translating to MKVLRIETEISEAVDEGVVRVVRTVEDFIVRDVSPLLDGYAAYGALAKRVSPYGDGLAAARIVAALRRNLISNLPTDDMSLAHDNVCVDRTPRRATQVFRGALLAACRAALQRDETRPSSSILSPS from the coding sequence TTGAAGGTATTGCGCATCGAAACGGAAATCTCCGAAGCCGTGGACGAGGGCGTCGTGCGCGTGGTGAGAACGGTCGAAGACTTCATCGTGCGGGACGTATCACCGTTACTGGATGGCTACGCCGCATACGGGGCATTGGCCAAACGCGTATCGCCGTATGGAGATGGATTGGCCGCCGCGCGCATCGTCGCGGCGCTGCGCAGGAATTTGATCTCGAACCTTCCGACTGACGACATGAGCTTGGCGCATGACAACGTCTGCGTTGACCGGACGCCCCGCCGTGCTACCCAGGTCTTTCGTGGTGCCCTACTAGCGGCGTGCCGTGCTGCGTTGCAGCGTGACGAGACCAGGCCCAGCTCCTCTATCCTTTCGCCAAGCTGA
- a CDS encoding ABC transporter permease yields MSLEFPSNIAASRSDTGPFSAIGRHWSLTKELAKRDVLGRYKGASFGLLWSLISPFLMLLVYSFAFGFVMKARWPQAENGQTHYSIILFVGLIVHGFFAECLSRSPHLVTGNVNFVKRVIFPLEILPWPMVMSALFHAVMNFLVFLVLHLALDHTLAWTTLLLPLVMLPLVIFALGMSWFLAALGVYLRDIGQITGVIATAMLFTSTAMFPIEALPPAYRWPLRLNPLTFIIDQARDVTLWGRLPDWLGLGVYTLCALVVLYGGYGVFRLTRRGFADVI; encoded by the coding sequence ATGAGTTTGGAGTTTCCCTCAAATATCGCGGCGTCACGGTCGGATACCGGGCCATTCAGCGCGATCGGTCGGCATTGGTCGCTGACGAAAGAGCTTGCCAAGCGAGATGTGCTGGGTCGCTATAAGGGTGCGAGTTTCGGGCTGTTGTGGTCGCTGATCAGCCCCTTCCTCATGCTGCTCGTGTATTCGTTTGCGTTCGGTTTTGTCATGAAGGCACGCTGGCCTCAAGCCGAAAACGGGCAAACGCACTATTCGATCATTCTGTTTGTCGGACTGATCGTGCATGGGTTTTTTGCGGAGTGTCTCAGTCGTTCGCCACACCTGGTGACGGGGAACGTGAACTTCGTAAAGCGGGTGATTTTTCCGCTTGAGATATTGCCCTGGCCCATGGTGATGTCGGCACTGTTTCATGCGGTGATGAACTTCCTGGTCTTCCTCGTATTGCATCTTGCCCTGGACCACACGCTGGCCTGGACGACCCTGTTGCTGCCTCTTGTCATGCTGCCGCTGGTGATCTTTGCCCTGGGCATGTCCTGGTTCCTTGCCGCGCTCGGCGTGTACCTGCGGGACATCGGCCAGATTACCGGCGTGATTGCGACCGCCATGCTATTCACGTCGACCGCCATGTTTCCGATCGAGGCGCTGCCGCCTGCGTATAGATGGCCGCTAAGGCTTAATCCATTGACTTTCATCATCGATCAGGCGCGCGACGTTACGCTTTGGGGACGCCTGCCTGACTGGCTGGGACTTGGGGTCTACACGCTTTGTGCGCTGGTTGTCCTCTACGGCGGCTACGGGGTATTTCGTCTGACCCGACGAGGCTTTGCCGATGTCATCTGA
- a CDS encoding glycosyltransferase family 2 protein, with protein MEIPVADSEIDVSVVVPVYGGMAALPELCERVGRTMREAGWRYEIILVDDHGPGNAWPVIVELARMDPQVIGLRLSKNFGQHAATMCGINRARGEWVVTMDDDLEHPPESIPAMVAAGTDGCRLVYGAFGRRTHAAYRNISSDLMRWTLKRAFPDLNENYCSFRAIHSSVARQLSAFSLSKPYIDGMLSWITSGARSVEVSHSVRTHGESAYTLKKLVAHAVNIFVTFSPLPLRMATYGGLGLAGVSFLSIIYFVYGKLSGTISNPGYTSLMSVVLFACGIQLVILGVLGEYVGKLMSAAYKRPGYIVIEEAHPTVSASTPGFAHQSEA; from the coding sequence GTGGAAATTCCGGTCGCGGACTCGGAGATCGATGTCTCGGTGGTGGTCCCAGTATACGGCGGCATGGCGGCGCTACCCGAACTTTGCGAGCGGGTCGGACGGACCATGCGCGAAGCGGGTTGGCGATACGAAATCATCCTGGTCGACGACCACGGCCCGGGCAATGCCTGGCCTGTGATTGTCGAGCTCGCCCGCATGGATCCCCAGGTCATTGGGCTGCGCCTCAGCAAGAATTTTGGTCAGCACGCCGCCACCATGTGCGGCATCAATCGAGCCCGTGGTGAATGGGTCGTCACCATGGACGACGACCTCGAACATCCCCCGGAATCCATTCCGGCTATGGTTGCAGCGGGAACCGATGGTTGTCGCCTCGTCTATGGGGCTTTTGGCAGGCGGACTCACGCGGCCTATCGAAACATCTCGTCCGACCTGATGCGGTGGACGCTAAAGCGAGCGTTCCCCGACTTGAACGAGAACTATTGTTCGTTCCGGGCCATCCATTCATCCGTCGCGCGGCAACTCAGTGCGTTCAGCCTAAGCAAACCGTATATCGATGGAATGCTCTCCTGGATCACGTCGGGCGCGCGCTCGGTGGAGGTGAGTCACAGCGTTCGCACGCATGGTGAGAGTGCCTACACGTTGAAGAAGTTGGTGGCGCATGCCGTCAATATTTTTGTCACGTTCTCACCGCTGCCCTTGCGGATGGCGACTTACGGAGGGCTCGGGCTCGCTGGCGTCAGCTTCCTGTCGATCATTTACTTCGTGTACGGAAAACTGTCAGGCACCATCAGCAACCCCGGCTATACCTCGTTGATGTCAGTCGTGCTCTTTGCGTGCGGCATTCAGCTGGTCATCCTTGGCGTATTGGGTGAGTACGTCGGCAAGCTCATGAGCGCCGCCTACAAGAGGCCCGGCTATATCGTGATCGAAGAGGCGCATCCGACGGTTTCCGCGTCGACTCCCGGTTTCGCCCATCAGTCAGAGGCGTGA
- a CDS encoding ABC transporter ATP-binding protein, protein MSSEAVIQIDRLNKSFPIYEKPFHRLCQMLSPRQAKHRWYREFQALKNIDLQVRRGETLGIVGRNGSGKSTLLQIICGTLSPSSGQVRVDGRIAALLELGAGFNPEFTGRENVFLYGAVLGLTRQQVEERFDDIVAFADIGEFVEQPVKSYSSGMYVRLAFAVAINVTPDILVVDEALSVGDEAFQRKCFARINRIRDDGATVLFVSHSAGIVTQLCDRALLLDRGEMLASGSPKFVVSRYHKMLYVPVDRANQVREMIRGEREDASELEAPSSLSQIDREDADLVRSATTEPEGGREHAPKSAGWFDEGMEPKSTVRYDARGATIVHPHIQTLEGTKVNVLRGGGEYVYTYRVQFDQPAFLVRFGMLIKTLTGLELGGGATNLPRAIPAIEAGGEMEVRFRFRCLLDGGTYFLNAGVLANVGGEETYIDRLIDAAMFRVMPEPERTATGLVDFCVVPDVVVPLSSKVSV, encoded by the coding sequence ATGTCATCTGAGGCAGTGATCCAGATCGATCGGCTGAACAAGTCGTTTCCGATCTATGAAAAGCCCTTTCATCGGCTCTGTCAGATGCTGTCCCCGCGCCAGGCCAAACATCGCTGGTATCGAGAGTTTCAGGCGCTCAAAAACATCGACCTCCAGGTGCGGCGTGGAGAGACGCTCGGCATCGTGGGCAGAAATGGCTCAGGCAAATCCACGTTGCTCCAGATCATCTGCGGAACACTTAGCCCATCGTCGGGGCAGGTCCGAGTGGATGGCCGCATCGCTGCGCTGCTCGAACTCGGCGCCGGATTCAATCCTGAGTTCACAGGTCGTGAAAACGTATTTCTCTATGGCGCAGTGCTCGGACTGACTCGCCAGCAAGTTGAGGAACGGTTCGACGACATCGTGGCCTTTGCCGATATCGGGGAGTTCGTCGAGCAGCCTGTCAAAAGCTACTCGAGCGGGATGTATGTGCGCCTCGCCTTTGCGGTAGCGATCAATGTGACGCCCGACATTCTTGTTGTCGACGAGGCACTCTCGGTCGGCGACGAAGCGTTCCAGCGAAAGTGCTTTGCTCGCATCAATCGCATCAGGGACGACGGGGCGACCGTTCTGTTCGTATCGCATTCAGCGGGCATCGTCACCCAGCTGTGCGACCGTGCGCTCCTGCTGGATCGGGGCGAGATGCTGGCCAGTGGCTCGCCCAAGTTCGTTGTCTCGCGCTACCACAAGATGCTCTACGTGCCGGTTGACCGCGCAAATCAGGTGCGTGAAATGATTCGTGGCGAGCGCGAGGACGCATCGGAGCTCGAGGCTCCGTCGTCTCTTTCTCAGATCGATCGCGAGGATGCCGACTTGGTGCGATCGGCCACCACCGAGCCTGAGGGTGGGCGTGAGCACGCGCCGAAAAGTGCCGGCTGGTTTGACGAAGGCATGGAGCCCAAGAGTACGGTGCGCTACGACGCACGCGGGGCCACGATTGTCCATCCACATATCCAGACTCTCGAAGGGACCAAGGTCAATGTGCTCCGCGGCGGCGGTGAGTATGTCTATACCTACCGCGTGCAATTCGATCAACCGGCATTCCTGGTGCGCTTCGGCATGCTCATCAAAACGTTGACGGGCCTGGAGCTCGGCGGGGGAGCCACCAATCTCCCACGTGCGATACCGGCGATCGAGGCCGGAGGGGAAATGGAGGTTCGATTTCGCTTCCGTTGCCTGCTGGACGGCGGGACTTACTTCCTCAACGCAGGAGTACTCGCCAACGTAGGTGGAGAAGAAACTTATATTGACCGTTTGATTGACGCAGCCATGTTCCGCGTTATGCCAGAGCCCGAGCGCACCGCAACCGGCCTAGTTGATTTCTGCGTTGTTCCCGACGTAGTTGTGCCCCTGTCCAGCAAGGTTTCTGTATGA